The Cryptomeria japonica chromosome 6, Sugi_1.0, whole genome shotgun sequence genomic interval aaATAGTGCCCATATTTCTTTCAATAAGGAAAttgaattgaggatttattatacCTTTGGGCTAGATAttgattttgatttgatatttgatggttgCCTCTTCCACTTGAGTTTTTTTTTTGAACTTGATGAGCTGCTTCTTCCAGCTCTATATAAGTTTCTTTCTCTACCTCTAAAATTTGATCTTCCCTTGCCTCACCATGGTTGATTgacacttgtgtcttgaaagcatgCTCCAAACTTGAATTTGTTGATTTGCTTAGCCTATGCTCATGAGAAATAAATGATGCATGCAACTCATCAACTGAAAATTGTGAGAGATTATTTGTCTCTTCTATGTCGATCATAATAGATTCAAACCTTGTGGGCAAACTTCTTAAAATATTTTCAACCACTCTCCTCTCTTCAAGAGTTAAAGCATGAGATCTAATTTGGTTTATTATTCCAATGATTTGAATGAAGAATGAGTCTATTGTATCTTATTTTTTCATGTAAATGGTTTGAAAATCCATTATTAGCATTTGTAGTTTGGTTGTCTTCACTTTATCCATTCCTTGGTAGGCAATTTGGAGAGTATCCCatacttgtttcaatttttttttggttgcaaTCCTTGAAAAATGATCCTATTCACTCCTTGAAAGGTAAACCAGAGAGCTTTTGAATCCTTCTTTCTATTTTCCTTGAGAAAATCCTTCTCTCCTTGATTTAGAGCATTGTATGTTGTTGCATTTGTTGGTTCTAGGTAACCATTTTCAAAAAGCTCCCACAAATATTGTGaacaaaacaatgtcttcattctaATTGCCTAGTAGTCATAATTGTTTTCATTAAACTAAGGGATTTGTGTGTTTGTCAAGCTTGAGTTTGGAGTCATCATTGTTGACAATAAATAACTTGATAGAAAAACTCTTCTAACTCCTTGAATAACTTTCTTAAATAATTCACTACGTGAAGGAAAGAGACAGAGGATCAAGGagaaaaaaatagagataaaataGGACAAgctaaaaatattatatttctatatatattttgAATCACACAATTTTTAATTCTATATTACCCAAAATATTGTAGAcaatatttgattaaattatttgttaaaaaaaatatagaGCTCCTACTCTTTCTTCACCTCATAAAGATTAAAACATAGACCACTGTGACTGCACCTTCTGCTACAAGCAATAAAACTTATGCTCTGGCTattatattgttgttgctacaacAATAAAAAACTTCCTGACTCTTCTACACATATTTAGCAAACGAGGgaaaagaaaaaattataaaatgcatttaatagtaATTTTTTACATTCACCATAAGGAAATCTGAAGAAGATTACAATGAAAATATTTCTTTTTACTCAAAACTACCTTGTTTTCTTTCAAAACGAATAGTGGTTGAAATGGCAACATACAGTTGAAGAGACGATGAAGAAAGTCTAAGGAGATTAAAGACAATAGGTGTGATTACATCTGACATTTTTTGACAACAGTGGGAACAAATTATGGCTTAAACAATTTACTAAAAAAACAAATATTgtttcacaacaacaacaacaaattatgACAAAGAAATATTATATATGTTAAAATTTTAAGTAGATTGGATAAATTTTATAAACAAGGTCAATTGTCAAATTTAGATTTTGAATTGTAGGCTCATggattatttaataatatttttggattttaattgtgtaaatatttttttatcatacTCAATGATCAATCATTAACATGTTTATGAGTATGATCCGAAATGTTGGTATTTTTTTTTACACAACTAAAATCTAGAAATGTCATTACATCTTTCATGAACTATAAAAATTTCATGTTGTGAGTcgattaatgaattaattgaagtgatGGCATTGTGAATTAAAAAACCCTTCCTTAACCTTAATTTAGATTAATCAAGTATAATAAACATGTATCAACATAAATTAACATAGATTAAATAATTTGACTATTATGtaatgataattaaatatttaaactaTTTTGGAATAATGAATGCAATATATTAGACTATTCGAGTTTGGATATGGTGACAATAACTAATCTAGTGCAACactaaaatttgtctctttgttacAAATACAGATAATCTAAATATGTCTTCTATATTGGATTTTGAGCACAAAACTATAACATTTTTGTGTTAATGCTCTTGCTAGCCTATGCATTTTAGATGACATGATATTTTAAGTCTTAAGAGTGCGGATTTCAAAATTCAAGAGAAACAACTTGGCAAAGAGGCCCACATCACTAATAAAAAGCTTAACACCATTAACACACACAAAAAAGTTCCTAAGAGTTGTATTTGTTTATAATGTTTTCCACAAGGTCTATATTGACATAATAGTTTAGAATAGTGACCTTAACTAAATCAAATATCTAGCCATTACATATGAAAATGTAATCATTTTGTTTGTAATAATTATATGAATAAGGACCCTCTCTTAGTGTAGGTGATAGGGTCTTTAATTTCTAtagatgttatattttaataaatcaACAAGGACAATATGAATAATAACTTGTTTGAAAGATTTTAATGACTCAAAGAATATCTCAATTAAATTGAGAATAGTTTTATGTTAGTAAACCTAACTAAGACTCTAAAACATAATTCACACCAAATGAAAGACATAATATAATGTTTCAAACTGAACTACTTTTGATTAAAGATAAAACAGATTTTGAAgagacccgaaaccccttacaacatTTTCAAACTGAACTGTTGCTATGAATGAATTACAATATTTCTTCATTAATTAAAGTAGAGCATAAAATTACACACAAGTTTCCCTATACACAAAAATAGATTGCAGTAATTTCTTAAGATAGCCTAAGTGCAAATACAATTTCACGCAACTTCACACTCGTCACTGTCTATTTGTGAAATGTTGATGGAGatgtggacttcataatccttGTGGGTGGGTTAGCGCATTCAAATCCCTTTTCATATTAGATATGGATTTCCCTTTGATTAGTCAGATCAGCAAGGGAGGTTTGATCTTTAATTAAGATAAAACATGGTGTCCTCTACCGTTGAGGAGAAGTTGCAAAGCTTGTGATGTTTGAAGATCTAGAAGACCTTGCAGAATTTTGATGACCTGCCACATGTAGGGTCTAGCATCTTCCCTTTCCTGAACGCACCATCCACCCACCATTGTAGCTCTTCTAATCTCCTCGCCCTCTGAATTGCCGTGAACAAAATCCCCATCCTCCTCAGAAAGTAAAGGATTCCCCCTTTTCATCTGCTCTGCAGCCCACGCCTGAAAGAACATAATGCTCGACTCCACGATCAGATCGGAATTTCTTCTCCCCGCAATGATTTCAAGCAGCGTCATGCCAAAGCTGTAGACGTCAGCCTTGGCAGTGATGGGCAGGCCAGACATCCACTCAGGAGCGAGGTAACCCCTCGTTCCTCTGATGAACGTCTCTTCGTGGCTGAAAGCTATGCCCTCTATCTTCGCCAGCCCAAGACCTCCAATTTTGGGGTTGAATTTCGCGTCCAGCAGGATATTCTCGGGCTTTATATCGCAGTGCACAATTCCCTCCTCGTGCAGATAAGCgatcccctttgccgtccccagGGCTATTTGGAAGCGGGTCTTCCAGTCCAAGACCTTGTATTGGGCTTTTGAATTGTCGAATAAGAAGGAATCCAGGGATCCAATGGGCATGTACTCGTACACCAGCAGATTCCTCGACCGCTCCAAACAGAACCCTCGGAGCTCGATCATATTATGGTGTTTAAATTTCCCCACTGTGCTCAATTCCTTCTGAAACTGTTTCTCTCCGTCCCTCGAGTTTCCAACTTTTTTCACGGCCACCTGAGTACTATCGCTTAGAGAACCTTTGAACACAGAGCTGAATTCGCCGCCACCCAACTTGTGGGTGAAATTCCTGGTTGCAGTCTTGAGCTCCTTGTAAGTAAACGCTCTGAGCGAAGGGTTGCAGGACTCTGCCCACCTCAGTGGTGGTACTACTCGCTGCCTTCGCTTGCGTAAAAACGTTAATATGCCCAAAGCAATTGCAACTGCAACGACCACAGCTAGCGCTGCGCCTACGATAGCTGCTCTTTTGCGTTTGGAGGAGGACGACTTATCAGACTCTGGAAGTGCAGAGGCAGCTACTCGAATTAAAGTATTTGAATTGCTTTTTGATGGAAGAGAGTTACGCAAGTTTAACAAATCTCCGCACCAGATTTGGCAGGGCCCTGAAGGTGATTGGAAACTATACGCAGTGCACGAGCAGTTGCTGAGGCAGGCTTTCTGGCATTCTTTCTTTGTGGTTGCAGGATATGAGGAAGCAGAATCATCAGGCAACGTGACGCTCGGCTCGATGAATCCGTCCGTGCTACCACTTTTGGCACCGCATTTTAACGGCCTCTGCTGAACACAGCCACTGGACCACCACTCTTGAGAATCCCAGGTGCGATTATCTGCGGGGGTGAAGCCTTCCACGCAGCTGCAGAACTGAAGATTGTTGGAGTTGCAGCTTCCGTAAGCGCCGCACAAACCATATACGGCACATTGATCTCTGGGCCGAGACCAGACCATATTCCACTGACTGCCATCAATgaaataaaattgttgaatttctCCGGACTTAATTAGGACGAAACGTGAAGGCGCATTCACGTATGGATAACTGACATACAAACCAGAGCTAGTAACATCTACACTGAGATTGTAGTAGCCTTTCTGTGTCATTTCTGGAACTCCACTGAAAATTTTGCCGTCCCACGCTCCGCTCTCCCAATACTTTACAGAATTATTCCATGTTAGCACGAATTGTTTGACCCCAGATGGATCCACATGAAAGGAGAAAAGCCCAGGAGCAGGATCCAATGAACTTTTCCAACAGACTAACTTTTGCTGTCCACCGAACCTCATCTCTGGCAACCAGGTGTCAGAAGGATAATCGAAACTCTGCCAAACAGTTTCAGATTTGTTGTCAGCACCGAGCATTATAAAATTACCAGAATCTAATATCACAACCCGGGAAGCCTTGCTCGATATGTTGGGTGACCAAAGAGATGCGCCCTCTGCATCGAACAGTTCCAAATTAACTTCTCTAGACAGCTTCAAAACTCCAGACCTGTTTCTCGCGGGAGTCTCCCTGTTAGCCACCCAAACGATCGTCTTCTCTGGTATTTTAGCATACCAGATGCCAATATACCAGTTATTGGTTCCATTTGGACTGAAGAACCCCAATTCAAATGTGCCGTTCTTGGAAATTATTGTCTGATTTCCAGTAAGCGAGTTGCCCACGGAAAGTGTATCTGCAGCCCCGACTACAGCCCCATAAACATTCAGTTGAATAAACACTGTAAAAGCAAAAAACAGGCTTAAACGGAAATTTTCCCTGATTTCGTCCATCCTGAAGTGTTAGCGATGGGACGAACCTCTCTCTTGCGTTAAAATACAAGAGATGCTAAGCGGAAACTTCCCCGAAAGAGGCCATTCAATTTCGAAAGGTGTTCGCTAAAGAAGCCCAATTTCCCAAACGTGTAGGATGCAGATTTATATCAGAGTTTGTAATGTATGCACAGTGTCCCGTATAGTAATAAATTTGACACAAAATTTGCACCGGTCAAGACAATGCTTTAAACTTAATGGATGGAAAACCATACTTAGGCTTTTCTAAATTAGGTGTTTTTGGATAGTGGCATTTAGGTTGGACCTGGAAAATTTGAATGGGACCATTTGAAAAATCTAAGCTGAAGGCCAAAATTATAGTGTTGTTCCAAACGACGCGTGGAAATTCTGTCTCTTGCGTCTCGTGTCAAAGGGTTCAGAAACATGCTGCCCGTAAGAAAAGTCCAATCAATTTTAACGTTATGTAAACTTAGTTGTCGTAGTCTTCAAACTAATAATAAACAAACAACAAAGCCAAGAGAGGATGACGGGTATGGTAAAAGTCATGGAGAGAGCAAACACGgcaagaaatgaaatgaaaataatatttttttatgacatCCACATACTAGTCCGTCTATAGGATTCATGATTGGAAACAAGGTAACGAGTTTAAGGGACACAATCAATATTTTCAACCTTTGTTTATGAGTATCCACGATTTCTTCGTTAACCATTTTTTTGGTTATGGGTTTTGACCGTGTATTTTATCATCTTTATAATTCATTCATTTTCAATTGATGTAGTTAGAGATTATGTTTTTGGAGTATCAACATACTTGGTCTAGATATCTTCATAGGTTCGAGACTTCATGACGTTCATTATATTTCAACATACTTGGCTTAGATATCTTCATAAGTTCGAGACTTCATGATGCAGCATCATTGTGTTTCTATTAAGCTTGAGGTGCAAAGACAACAACCCTTGTCATCACATTCTTATTTTGGTGTTTTCCACCTTCTTGTTTTGCATCTAAGATGGTGTGAGCTAGTTCTTAATTGAGCTATTAgcattttagcttttcattttatatCTACCTTTATGTAGTGTTTTTGCTCATAGTTACATGTGGGACTGAAATGTTTGACATAATATTCTCTTTATCATCCAAGATGCTTTGTCCAcatcattgttttgattgtttctctcacacatttttttatttttgtgttaaGATTTACACATTCTTACATATTAAGTTCACATTTATTCATCTATTTGATATTGTATTTCATCCAAGTATTTTCTCTTCTATTTAGCTTTTCCCCTACAACAATTATATGCCACTGCTGACTTTCCATATTCCCCATTCTCTTCAAACACAATCACTTCAATCAAGAAGGCACTAGCCTGAATTAAGATGATCTCATATGGGATTTTGGCTTTAATTTTGAAATTGCTTATGATGAAATTATGTAATCTTTCATTTCCATCCACCTTGATAATAAGACATTGTTGCCCCATGCTTCACAACCATACAACACCATTGGTGCAACAAGAAACctaaatattttcttctttgtcttccaATCCCATTACTTCGTTGATCTACATCTATTTTGAAGCATGTATAATGTTTTCTAACCTCCTTTGTATCCCTTTTTCTCTACAAGCCTCCCAACTAAGTTTTCTATGAAAATAAAGGTTCATATGTTTATGTATTCATTTACCACTTACAAGTGGCTTCCTTCAAACTCAAACTTTATTTagattcttcttttttttctaaaGAAAAAGATCATGTGACTTTCTTTTTTTCAATGTTCACTTGCATTCCCACCTCTTCACAAAATAGGCCTAGGGCTCTTAGATGCTCTTGAAGACAATGTAATGTTTTAGACAATATGGCGAGGTCATCAACATATAGCATTGACTTTATCACAAAGGTGGCAAATGTACCCCTTCACCAAGTGACTTGTCAATTCAATCcttcaatttttttatgtaaaGCCCAAATAGAGAGTGGAACAACAAAGATCATTGTCTACACTAGTGCCACTCCCATCAAAATACAACTAAGCTTACTACTTTTTCCATTTGCATAACAACTACTATTtcacaacaacaacaaacaatttactaaagaaaatttattaaaaaaattactattatttcacaacaacaacaataaattaTGGCTTAAACAATTTAGTGAGGAAACTTTTACAAAAAAAGTAATACTATTTCACAataacaacaaaaaattatttattaaatattctatttgatatttttagtaaTTAAAATTTTAAGTAGATCATATGACCATTAAACTTTTTATTAGATTGAACATTCTTTCTTAAATATGATTTTTTAGTctttgaaaatagtttttaaatGGATAAATATCATGAAAATTTTAATTGAGAAGTAAGATCAATTTTCAAATTTAGATTCTAAATTATAGGTAAATGAATTAGTTAACGTGATGATATTGTGAATGAAAATAACCTTCATCTATGCTTAATttaggttaattaaataaaatacacaCATCAACATATATTAGTCTAGATTAATTAATTTGACTACTATATATTGGTAATGAAATAAGTAAgttattttaagaaaataaatgCTTTAGATTAGGGCATTTAAATTTGGTATAGTGAAAAGAGGACAACTCTAATGTAACACTAAAATTTGCTACCTTTCTATGAAAAATAGATGAGAATATACCCTCTATCTTGGAATTTACACATAACTttatgtttttgggtccatgcccTTGCTAGCCTATGCACTTCATATGAAAAAGGATTTTAAGTCTAGTGGAGTGTGAGCTTTAGAATTCAAGAGAAACACCTTGCAAAAGAGGACCTAATCATCAATAAAAAACTTGACACCATTAGTACAAACACAAAAAGATCCTAAGGGTCAAGTATCTCTTCACAATCTATCCTACAAGGTTTGTGTCAACATAATAGTTAAGGAGATTGATCTTACCTAAGTCAAATCTCTAGCCATCACAAATGGGAATTTGGTCATTTGCTTTGTTGTGTAGCACTTTGAACAAAGGCCCTCCCTTAATGGGGTGATAGGGTCTCTAATTATTTTCTTTCTATCTTTCAATAAACCAATAATGGCAACATGGCTAATCGCTCATTTGTAAAATTCTAATGCCTAGGAAAATATTTCAATTAGATCTAAAACTATTTTTCTCTTAATGAGCATGGTTATTAACATGATTAATTTAGAAGAGATCTATTTCAAATAGATCTAGACTTAAAAAATAATTCACAACTAGTTTAATTCATTTGAAACTGGACTATTTgtatgaatatattacaatctttCTTCGTAAAAGTATAATTAGCACTTGCACCAGAAGAAGGTGCAAGGTTTACATTGATAGAAAACTATATATAAGTTAATAAGTGATAGAATACAATTTTATTTATGCATAGAAGatacattattttaatattatatatgcATAAAATATTCTTGATAAAATATACAGCACGAGAAGAAGGTGCAAGGTTTACATTGATAGAAAACTATATATATAAGTTAATAAGTGATAGAATATAATCTTATTTATGCATAGAAGatacattattttaatattatatatgcATAAAATATTCTTGATAAAATATACATCTAACTCTTCTACATTGATTCAATTTAGTTTAAAAATTTGAGCCAATAGTTATCttatttgttataaaactcctatcaaaacactaatacaaaaCAAGTTTGTCCAAATTTAGAAATATTAAATTTAGGTCACACTTGCCTATGCAACTGAACCCATCAACATGAAGAAAATGGGCAGAGTGTGCAAAAAAGTACCATAGATTCTTCAAATTCGTATAGCTAGTCTTTGAGTAGTCCTCTTCGAGCAGTCTATAGTAAGTTTCATATTTGTTTCCATGGTATTTATTCTATTTATATACACATTAGATGATAAACTATAGTATAATAGATAAATGCATTTACAACTAAACATAATGCAACCAGAGAAAATTTATCGATGTTCAAAGCATATTAGGTATTTCTTATGACTACATCTGAAGGGACAATTGACATACATATCGAGCAATGATTTTTAATGTATTTTCTAGATACAAAGAATGCATTCAAAGCAAATCAAATCCTATTGACTAACTCTATCTGAAGGGACAATTGACATACATATTGAGCAATGATTTTTAATGTATTTTCTAGATACAAAGAATGCATTCAAAGCAAATCAAATCCTATTGACTAACTCTCTAAAGGACTGTCACTGAGAAACAAAATCTAACAAATAATATTGTGCATTTATTCAACTAACATATGATGGAATTGGTTTCATAATCTCTCTCATCAAATGCATAAATAAATTGTAATTTTATTGCTATAATGTTTTCAAATAAATGATAAAGTTCTACAGTTGATTGACTGATATCTTATTTCACATGAGAAATTTGTGACATAAACCTTATTTTTTCATTACGAAACCCAACACATAATATAACCTATCGAccaattaaaaaaaacataaatttacACTCACTACCTACCTTCTCTATGCATCAAACTAGATTTCACCCACTCTTTGACATAACCTAAATCTCATGCAACTCCAAGGAATCGCGAACACTTTCCTCATCTTTGGAAGTACAAAATTATCAATAGCTTAGGGCACATCTGAATGATTTTTTCATGGTGGTCAATAATTATACTTACTGAATGTAGAGCCTTACATCCGTCACCTTCTGTTTCCTTGAATAATATATGTTGATTGGGATGTAGACTTTCATCAATCTTTGTTGGCAGGTTATACGTTCAAACGCCTTTTGATCTTAGCTATAGATTTACCTTTGATTATTCATATCAACGAATTCATGCAGCAATGGAGGTTTGACCTTTTTCTAAGATAAAACATGATGTCCTTTTCCGTCGAGGAGAAGTTGCAGAGCTTGTGATGTTTGAAGATCGAGAGGACCTTGAAGAAATTTGATTACCTGCCACATGTAGGGTCTGGCCTCATCCCTTTGTTGAACGCACCATCCACCCACCATGGTAGCTCTTCTGATCTCCTCGCCCTCTGAATTACCATGAACAAAATCTCCATCCTCAGACAGTAAAGGATTTCCCCTTTTCACCTGCTCTGCACTCCAAGCCTGAAAAAACATACTGCTCGATTCCACGATCAGACCCGCATTCCTTCGCCCCGCAATGATTTCAAGCAGCGTCATTCCAAAGCTGTAGACATCAGCCTTGGCAGTGATGGGCAGGCCAGACATCCATTCGGGAGCGAGGTAACCTCTCGTTCCTCTGATGAACGTCTCTTCGTGGCTGAAAGCTACGCCCTCTATCTTCGCCAGCCCAAGCCCTCCAACTTTCGGGTTGAACTTCCCGTCAAGTAGGATATTCTCGGGCTTTATATCGCAGTGCACAATTTCCTTGTCATGCAGATAAGCaatcccctttgccgtccccagGGCTATTTGGAAGCGGGTCTTCCAGTCCAAGACCTTGGATCGGGCTTTAGAATTGTCTAATAAGAAGGAATCCAGGGATCCGATGGGCATGTATTCGTACACCAGCAGATTCTGCGACTGCTCCGAACAGAACCCTCGGAGCTCGATCAGATTCTGATGTTCTAATCTCCCTACTGTGCTCAATTCTTTATGAAATTGTTTCTCTCCGTCCCTAGAGTTCCCAATTTTTTTCACGGCCACCTGAGTATTATCGCTTAGAGAACCTTTGTACACAGAGCCAAATTCGCCGCCTCCCAGCTTGTCTGTGAAATTCCTAGTCGCAGTCTTGAGCTCCTTGTAAGTAAACGCTCTGAGCAAAGGGTTGCAGGACTCTGCCCACCTCTGTGGTTGTACTACTCGCTGCCTTCGCCTGAGTAGAAACGTAAATATACCCAAAGCAACTGCAAGTGCAACGACCGCAGCGAGCGCTGCGCCTACGATAGTTGCTATTTTGCGTTTGGAGGATGACGATTCATTGGTCTTCGGAACTGCAGAGGCATCTACtcgaataaaaacatttgaatcgCTTTCTGATGGAAGAGAGCTACGCATGTTTAATAAACCTCCGGTCCAGATTTGGCAGAATCCTGAAGACGGATTGAAAGTAAACGCAGTGCACGAGCA includes:
- the LOC131045986 gene encoding G-type lectin S-receptor-like serine/threonine-protein kinase At2g19130 — encoded protein: MDEIRENFRLSLFFAFTVFIQLNVYGAVVGAADTLSVGNSLTGNQTIISKNGTFELGFFSPNGTNNWYIGIWYAKIPEKTIVWVANRETPARNRSGVLKLSREVNLELFDAEGASLWSPNISSKASRVVILDSGNFIMLGADNKSETVWQSFDYPSDTWLPEMRFGGQQKLVCWKSSLDPAPGLFSFHVDPSGVKQFVLTWNNSVKYWESGAWDGKIFSGVPEMTQKGYYNLSVDVTSSGLYVSYPYVNAPSRFVLIKSGEIQQFYFIDGSQWNMVWSRPRDQCAVYGLCGAYGSCNSNNLQFCSCVEGFTPADNRTWDSQEWWSSGCVQQRPLKCGAKSGSTDGFIEPSVTLPDDSASSYPATTKKECQKACLSNCSCTAYSFQSPSGPCQIWCGDLLNLRNSLPSKSNSNTLIRVAASALPESDKSSSSKRKRAAIVGAALAVVVAVAIALGILTFLRKRRQRVVPPLRWAESCNPSLRAFTYKELKTATRNFTHKLGGGEFSSVFKGSLSDSTQVAVKKVGNSRDGEKQFQKELSTVGKFKHHNMIELRGFCLERSRNLLVYEYMPIGSLDSFLFDNSKAQYKVLDWKTRFQIALGTAKGIAYLHEEGIVHCDIKPENILLDAKFNPKIGGLGLAKIEGIAFSHEETFIRGTRGYLAPEWMSGLPITAKADVYSFGMTLLEIIAGRRNSDLIVESSIMFFQAWAAEQMKRGNPLLSEEDGDFVHGNSEGEEIRRATMVGGWCVQEREDARPYMWQVIKILQGLLDLQTSQALQLLLNGRGHHVLS
- the LOC131045987 gene encoding G-type lectin S-receptor-like serine/threonine-protein kinase At2g19130; the protein is MGEIREKLCLCLFIVFVVFIQQKSYGAAVEGGDTLSLGASITGNQTIISKNGTFVLGFFSPNGTNNWYIGIWYANITEKTIVWVANRETPARNRSAVLKLQKGGDLGLLDATGTSLWSVNVTKKPSQAVILDSGNFVMLGDDNKSEIVWQSFDNPVDTWLPGMMFGGQLKLVCWKNSMDPAPGLYSFHMDPSGAKQFELTWNNSVQYWESGTWDNKSFSDVPEMTSTKGLYGLNVESGSSGSYFSYTLLPGINALSRFTLTVSGGMQMYALSDGSNWNAFWSRPRDQCAIYGICGGYGTCNFNNLQFCSCLEGFVPNDNRAWKSKEWSSGCVRQSPLNCGDINGSTDGFINPSVKLPNYSASSYPAYTRKDCEKGCLRNCSCTAFTFNPSSGFCQIWTGGLLNMRSSLPSESDSNVFIRVDASAVPKTNESSSSKRKIATIVGAALAAVVALAVALGIFTFLLRRRQRVVQPQRWAESCNPLLRAFTYKELKTATRNFTDKLGGGEFGSVYKGSLSDNTQVAVKKIGNSRDGEKQFHKELSTVGRLEHQNLIELRGFCSEQSQNLLVYEYMPIGSLDSFLLDNSKARSKVLDWKTRFQIALGTAKGIAYLHDKEIVHCDIKPENILLDGKFNPKVGGLGLAKIEGVAFSHEETFIRGTRGYLAPEWMSGLPITAKADVYSFGMTLLEIIAGRRNAGLIVESSSMFFQAWSAEQVKRGNPLLSEDGDFVHGNSEGEEIRRATMVGGWCVQQRDEARPYMWQVIKFLQGPLDLQTSQALQLLLDGKGHHVLS